The genome window GATTAATGGGCTGTCATGACGCTTTTGATCTCTCAGGGGATCGCATGATGGAAATTTACAAACTTGTCGAGAAATATAACGGAGTCGTTGCTCTTGACGTAGGAGATATTGACATGGAAAGCCACCAGACAGCCGCCCTCATGAGAATCGCCGACCGCTGCCCGGATTTGAAGCTGGTTATCTGTCATTTACTCGCACCTATGCGCACTAAAAAACGTGAATGGATAGCGGAACTTAATATGTTAAGTCAGGCTAATATCTGGTTTGACATTGCGGCAATGCCTAAAATTATGTCTCCGGATTCTTATCCATATTCAGAAACTATCAAGTATTTATCTGAGGCTGCCCATATCGTAGGCGTAAATAAATTAATGTGGGGTACTGATGCACCCTACGCAGCAACTCAAGACAGCTACGAACATTTGACGGATTATTTATTGAAATCTAATGAGTTCACACAAAAAGAACTTGAGGATATTTACTACAATAATGCTAAGGCCGTTTATTTTCCTGAAAAATAATTTTTGAATCAGGAATACAATTTCAGGGAGTTGTAACATGGTTGCGACTCCCTTTGTTTATATATTTTAGATC of Synergistaceae bacterium contains these proteins:
- a CDS encoding amidohydrolase, which codes for MKKIDAHLHLAKVLAGYCRRGELRAIGGGKAQWGSGEVFQLLPITGEYGDENFTAEQALSIMDKNEVERAVLMNGSMYGLQNIYHEEILEKYPDRFCPSCEVDPFMTNHMEVLTRFFEEKHFHLAKFEVSSGGGLMGCHDAFDLSGDRMMEIYKLVEKYNGVVALDVGDIDMESHQTAALMRIADRCPDLKLVICHLLAPMRTKKREWIAELNMLSQANIWFDIAAMPKIMSPDSYPYSETIKYLSEAAHIVGVNKLMWGTDAPYAATQDSYEHLTDYLLKSNEFTQKELEDIYYNNAKAVYFPEK